A part of Pseudomonas sp. HR96 genomic DNA contains:
- a CDS encoding GPW/gp25 family protein codes for MKPDNSGVLGRGWAFPVAFSVAQGAKMAVDLADIEQSLRIIFSTQAGERVMRPEFGSDLTPLMFENVTDGLVSRLTARITESVERDEPRVLVSSVQVQQDPNRPSLLKVRVQYRVRNADFEGALNWDLDLNEGLARRHI; via the coding sequence ATGAAACCCGACAACAGTGGTGTGCTGGGTCGTGGCTGGGCCTTCCCGGTGGCTTTCAGCGTGGCGCAAGGGGCAAAGATGGCAGTGGACCTGGCCGACATCGAGCAGAGCCTGCGGATCATCTTCAGCACCCAGGCCGGCGAGCGGGTGATGCGCCCGGAGTTCGGCAGCGACCTGACGCCGTTAATGTTCGAGAACGTCACCGACGGCCTGGTCAGCCGCCTGACCGCGCGCATCACCGAAAGCGTCGAGCGCGACGAACCGCGGGTGCTGGTCAGCAGCGTGCAGGTGCAACAGGACCCCAACCGGCCCAGCCTGCTCAAGGTGCGGGTGCAGTATCGGGTGCGCAACGCCGATTTCGAAGGCGCGCTGAATTGGGACCTCGACCTTAATGAAGGTCTGGCGCGGAGGCACATATGA
- a CDS encoding phage baseplate assembly protein V: MSLKCYFANSLVELPDFDLQSFEIEYAINAIPYAVVVFDVTHSAANQKNLEATRSGVDVTLKLEGKAVFKGVVTRQQVSLRLQTLRITLTLRHWLFALTLGRESRVFGGPGSPPIMTDNLIVMQVLADRIGSFGLLEAVTVGLTADHVQLVQHDQSDWHFVRARVAANRAWCVPTVEGYRIEPPSVPVPGVVSAAGALVVNHLTFSSQGVRALDWRFADEGRDKVSTTAWSVAEQMMAPAPKMGSNLPFGLLSLNAYDLPMIADRGLSVSRSAPLRPLAQQALADGMQMARQLEAVQGTVTFDGSSAHLGYQLAKMATIIGVGPRLDGTAPITSIRHVGDAKGWTTSVGVGLERPLSDVITPHSNVATSHIGVVLNYPQPADPNFQVAVKIPAIGPDPLWARLASPLASMQSGLYLFPEVGDEVLLQFLDGDLSYPVIVGSLYSARKPVPAAYFPKTGAPVARGLRVLGQGELVLDAEGVSLESPKKVSVVALDELLVKGTQKTTIVGQAVDFKQT; this comes from the coding sequence ATGAGCCTGAAATGCTATTTCGCCAACAGCCTCGTGGAGCTGCCCGATTTCGACCTGCAGAGTTTCGAGATCGAATACGCCATCAATGCCATCCCGTACGCGGTGGTGGTGTTCGATGTGACCCACAGCGCCGCCAACCAGAAAAACCTCGAGGCCACTCGTAGCGGTGTCGATGTGACCCTCAAACTCGAGGGCAAGGCGGTGTTCAAAGGCGTCGTCACCCGCCAGCAAGTGTCTTTGCGCCTGCAGACCCTGCGCATCACCTTGACCCTGCGTCACTGGTTGTTCGCCTTGACCTTGGGCCGTGAATCACGCGTGTTCGGCGGCCCCGGCTCGCCGCCGATCATGACCGACAACCTGATCGTGATGCAGGTGCTGGCCGACCGGATCGGTTCCTTTGGCCTGCTCGAGGCGGTCACCGTAGGGCTCACCGCCGACCATGTACAACTGGTGCAGCACGACCAGAGCGACTGGCACTTCGTGCGCGCCCGGGTGGCGGCCAATCGTGCCTGGTGTGTGCCGACCGTGGAAGGCTATCGCATCGAGCCGCCCAGCGTACCGGTGCCGGGGGTCGTCTCGGCCGCCGGCGCGCTGGTGGTCAACCATCTGACCTTCAGCAGCCAGGGCGTCCGAGCGCTCGACTGGCGCTTCGCCGACGAGGGCCGCGACAAGGTCTCGACCACGGCCTGGAGCGTGGCCGAGCAGATGATGGCGCCTGCGCCGAAAATGGGCAGCAATCTGCCATTCGGCTTGCTCTCACTGAACGCCTACGACCTGCCCATGATTGCTGACCGCGGGTTGAGCGTCAGCCGCTCCGCGCCTTTGCGGCCTTTGGCCCAGCAGGCGCTGGCCGATGGCATGCAGATGGCCCGGCAACTGGAGGCTGTGCAGGGCACGGTGACTTTCGACGGCAGCTCCGCGCATCTGGGTTACCAACTGGCGAAGATGGCCACCATCATTGGCGTTGGCCCACGCCTGGACGGCACTGCGCCCATCACCTCGATTCGCCATGTCGGTGACGCCAAGGGCTGGACCACCAGCGTCGGGGTGGGCCTGGAGCGGCCACTGAGCGACGTCATCACGCCCCATTCGAACGTTGCCACCAGCCACATCGGTGTGGTGCTGAACTATCCGCAACCGGCCGATCCCAACTTCCAGGTGGCGGTGAAGATTCCCGCCATCGGGCCGGACCCATTGTGGGCACGCCTGGCTTCACCTCTGGCCAGCATGCAATCGGGGCTCTATCTGTTCCCCGAGGTCGGCGACGAAGTGCTCCTGCAGTTTCTCGACGGCGACCTCAGCTACCCGGTGATCGTCGGTTCACTGTACAGCGCACGCAAGCCGGTGCCAGCGGCCTACTTTCCGAAGACCGGCGCACCGGTCGCCCGCGGTTTGCGGGTGTTGGGGCAGGGCGAGCTGGTGCTGGACGCCGAGGGCGTCAGCCTCGAGAGCCCGAAAAAAGTCAGCGTGGTCGCGCTGGACGAGCTGCTGGTCAAGGGCACCCAAAAAACCACCATCGTCGGCCAGGCCGTCGATTTCAAACAGACCTGA
- a CDS encoding phage tail protein — MIDFPPMLSHRFRVRFYFKLLSYLPGVPDPMDAEFQSVDGLSQSMAVDKRVEGGRNVGMLHLPLQVSHGNVTLQRGVIVRTPLTTILQQGLGSFRLFGIDMTIMALDETQTPVATWSLIDATPVRWSTSGLNANSNQFLINSFEFAYRDMSMMGAMT; from the coding sequence ATGATCGACTTCCCACCGATGCTGTCGCACCGCTTTCGGGTGCGCTTCTATTTCAAGCTGCTGTCTTACCTGCCGGGCGTGCCGGACCCCATGGACGCCGAGTTCCAGAGCGTCGACGGGCTGTCGCAGAGCATGGCCGTGGACAAGCGGGTGGAGGGTGGACGCAACGTCGGCATGCTGCACCTGCCCCTGCAGGTAAGCCATGGCAATGTCACCCTGCAGCGTGGGGTGATCGTGCGCACGCCACTGACCACCATCCTGCAGCAGGGCCTGGGTTCGTTCCGCCTGTTCGGCATCGACATGACCATCATGGCGCTGGATGAAACCCAGACCCCGGTGGCGACCTGGAGCCTGATCGATGCCACGCCAGTGCGCTGGAGCACCTCGGGGCTGAACGCCAACAGTAACCAGTTTCTAATCAATTCCTTCGAATTCGCCTACCGCGATATGTCGATGATGGGGGCGATGACATGA
- a CDS encoding phage tail sheath C-terminal domain-containing protein produces MPAHSLLSSDLQPGYEYQQVTLRARRYEVPSAVPVFIGFTEKVPLPSPARAVEGAMPQPIADLAEFQQLFGAAPMVADKRSDRCGLYYTLRHYFDNGGLGCFVCSVGTFSEAAASAVTDLPERLSGGDLFARIDRIADITLVAIPDLALFADDEAAYLQTAWANALAACECYPRLFAVLDAPRSLTGALACSSWLQDALPDGASHGAAWWPWLLGDYAVDRSLVHSTTLAIAPCGVVCAQIQLTDRNIGVWKAPANGPDIKSILKPEYGYRDGERLFSADGVSINLIRSFIGRGTKLWGCRTLARPVLGDPGLYVQTRRLATYIQNNLRARAAASVFEPNNEITWLMLKSGLGMWLRRLWQSGGLAGQEEELAYQVQIGVGESMTREDVIEGRLLINVLVALYYPAEFIRLTVTLNMNDVPDTGESRAITSRSTLS; encoded by the coding sequence ATGCCAGCCCACTCTTTGCTATCGAGCGACCTGCAACCGGGGTACGAGTACCAGCAGGTCACGTTGCGCGCGCGCCGTTACGAAGTACCGTCGGCAGTGCCGGTGTTCATCGGTTTCACCGAGAAGGTGCCGCTGCCCAGCCCGGCCAGGGCCGTTGAAGGCGCGATGCCGCAGCCGATCGCCGACCTCGCCGAATTCCAGCAGTTGTTCGGCGCGGCCCCCATGGTCGCAGACAAGCGTTCTGACCGCTGCGGCCTTTACTACACCCTGCGACACTATTTCGACAACGGTGGGCTCGGCTGCTTCGTCTGCTCGGTTGGCACCTTCAGCGAGGCGGCCGCCAGCGCCGTTACCGATCTGCCTGAACGCCTCAGCGGCGGGGATTTGTTCGCGCGCATCGATCGAATCGCCGACATCACCCTGGTCGCGATCCCCGACCTGGCGTTGTTCGCCGACGATGAGGCGGCTTATCTGCAAACTGCCTGGGCCAATGCCCTGGCCGCCTGCGAATGCTACCCGCGCCTGTTCGCGGTGCTCGACGCGCCGCGCAGTTTGACCGGCGCGCTGGCCTGCAGCAGCTGGCTGCAAGACGCGCTACCGGACGGTGCCTCGCATGGCGCTGCGTGGTGGCCATGGCTGCTCGGCGATTACGCCGTCGACCGCAGTCTGGTACACAGCACGACCCTTGCCATCGCTCCCTGCGGCGTAGTCTGCGCACAGATCCAGCTGACCGACCGCAATATCGGTGTATGGAAAGCCCCGGCCAATGGCCCCGATATCAAGAGCATCCTCAAGCCCGAATACGGCTACCGCGACGGCGAGCGGTTGTTCAGTGCCGACGGCGTTTCTATCAACCTGATCCGCTCCTTCATCGGCCGCGGCACGAAACTCTGGGGCTGCCGTACCCTGGCCCGGCCGGTGCTCGGCGACCCCGGGCTGTACGTGCAGACTCGCCGGCTGGCCACCTACATCCAGAACAACCTCCGCGCCCGGGCCGCCGCTTCGGTGTTCGAGCCCAACAACGAAATCACCTGGCTGATGCTCAAGTCCGGCCTGGGCATGTGGCTACGCCGCCTTTGGCAGTCCGGTGGCCTGGCCGGGCAGGAGGAAGAACTGGCCTACCAGGTGCAGATCGGCGTGGGCGAGAGCATGACCCGTGAAGACGTCATCGAGGGTCGGTTGCTCATCAACGTGCTGGTGGCGCTGTATTACCCGGCCGAGTTCATTCGGCTGACGGTGACCCTGAACATGAACGATGTGCCCGACACCGGCGAAAGCCGAGCCATCACTTCGCGGAGTACGCTGTCATGA
- a CDS encoding phage tail sheath C-terminal domain-containing protein produces MAESTLHTRPLGGAGQLAVDSLALTDAHAVPGLYLEESALATLSINAGATAIPVFIGRFHELDGTLASSETCIAITSYVHFQRRFSAAMRATVTLDPTPRVSTDRALGAFAVRHYFDNGGGRCYVLPVPALDDGDALLALPSRIARCAEISLYCYTEQDGTEAVVYAALEPLLQETGGGLLIANSADGVTRPTTTAQRTAVYHPGVVTPYEVLPADDQVSLPPADDLPARTLADLRATEPLRYLELRRAVDEWFKVNYPVVALNASAAVAGVYCQIDRRKGVWAAPAGVLLNKVSGLHNPGSASVQMRLMANRINALKDFPEEGVRVWGARTMVDPLSSPWLNVAVSRLFDAAARDLRQALRFAVFLPNNETTWSAVRNALRSYLQRLWREGGLHGATSDEAFYVQVGAGVSMTAAQIDSGLLVVRVGMAPVRALEFIEIVFTEQLTSALASADPS; encoded by the coding sequence ATGGCCGAATCGACGCTGCACACTCGCCCTCTGGGCGGGGCCGGCCAGCTGGCAGTGGACTCGCTGGCGCTCACCGATGCCCACGCCGTGCCCGGCCTGTACCTGGAAGAGAGCGCCCTGGCGACGCTGAGCATCAACGCCGGCGCCACGGCGATCCCGGTGTTCATCGGCCGCTTCCATGAACTGGACGGAACCTTGGCGAGCAGCGAAACCTGCATCGCCATCACCAGCTATGTGCATTTCCAGCGGCGCTTCAGCGCAGCGATGCGGGCGACGGTCACCCTCGACCCGACGCCACGGGTGAGTACCGACAGAGCGCTCGGCGCGTTCGCCGTGCGGCACTATTTCGACAATGGTGGCGGTCGTTGCTATGTGCTGCCCGTGCCCGCCCTCGATGATGGCGACGCGCTGCTGGCATTGCCTTCGCGAATTGCCCGCTGTGCCGAGATCAGCCTGTACTGCTACACCGAGCAGGACGGCACGGAAGCGGTGGTGTACGCCGCCCTCGAACCGCTGCTGCAAGAGACAGGTGGCGGCCTGTTGATCGCCAACAGTGCCGACGGCGTGACGCGCCCGACCACCACGGCGCAACGCACGGCGGTGTACCACCCTGGCGTGGTCACTCCCTACGAGGTGCTGCCCGCCGATGATCAGGTCAGCCTGCCGCCTGCAGACGACCTTCCTGCGCGCACCCTGGCTGACCTGCGCGCCACTGAACCGCTGCGGTACCTTGAACTGCGCCGCGCAGTAGACGAGTGGTTCAAGGTCAACTACCCGGTGGTGGCCCTCAATGCCAGCGCTGCGGTCGCCGGCGTCTACTGCCAGATCGACCGTCGCAAAGGCGTGTGGGCTGCGCCCGCCGGGGTGCTGCTGAACAAGGTCAGCGGGCTGCACAACCCTGGTAGCGCCAGTGTGCAGATGCGCCTGATGGCCAACCGTATCAATGCCCTCAAGGACTTCCCTGAGGAAGGTGTGCGGGTCTGGGGCGCACGCACCATGGTCGACCCGCTCAGCTCGCCCTGGCTCAACGTGGCGGTCAGCCGGCTGTTCGATGCTGCCGCCCGGGATCTGCGTCAGGCGCTGCGCTTTGCAGTGTTTCTGCCCAACAACGAGACCACCTGGAGCGCCGTACGCAATGCCTTGCGCAGCTACCTGCAACGGCTGTGGCGCGAGGGCGGCTTGCACGGGGCAACCAGCGACGAAGCCTTCTACGTGCAAGTCGGCGCGGGCGTGAGCATGACCGCCGCGCAAATCGACAGCGGACTGTTGGTCGTGCGGGTCGGCATGGCGCCGGTGCGCGCGCTGGAGTTCATCGAAATCGTCTTCACCGAACAGTTGACCAGCGCCCTGGCGTCGGCCGATCCAAGCTGA
- a CDS encoding phage tail sheath family protein has product MISEIDNASSDRPTDAAPRRVSSVQAPGVYAEESNDPLLSIPAGATAIPVFIGSFRNLDGTPASTNACIAIDSYFDFQRRFAESATITVAAGAATVTVTQELGSRSLRLYFDNGGGRCFILPVATPPVTANLAAILAHQPQISLYCTTEFTEGLDPIYNALNTLLNKTGDGFLIADSPDGVLRPTTPAQRTATYYPALLTNYSSRLDDRSIVVTGLTIPGLETERLTLDLVKRYQPADYKRLSKAVDEKLKTDYPQVTLKASPAIAGVYCRIDSQQGVWKAPAGVSLNAVSDLAERVSPSVQMKLMANRINALKPFPGEGVKVWGTRTCVDPATPLWLHIPVSRLFDAAARDMQRALQFAVFLPNNEMTWNAVRGAISGYLYNLWRNGGLIGRNAEEAYYVQVGAGLSMTEEQVLGGELVVRVGMAAVRPAEFIEVLFSQQLAGV; this is encoded by the coding sequence ATGATCAGTGAAATCGACAATGCCAGCAGCGATCGGCCAACGGACGCCGCACCCAGGCGCGTCAGCTCGGTCCAGGCTCCCGGCGTCTACGCCGAAGAAAGCAACGACCCGCTTCTCAGCATCCCCGCCGGCGCCACCGCCATCCCGGTGTTCATCGGCAGCTTCCGCAATCTCGACGGCACCCCGGCCAGTACCAATGCCTGCATTGCCATCGACAGCTACTTCGACTTCCAGCGGCGCTTTGCCGAGTCGGCAACGATCACTGTCGCCGCCGGGGCGGCCACCGTCACGGTCACCCAGGAACTTGGCTCACGCTCCCTGCGCCTGTATTTCGACAATGGCGGCGGCCGCTGCTTCATCCTGCCAGTGGCTACGCCGCCGGTAACCGCCAACCTGGCGGCCATACTGGCGCACCAACCCCAGATCAGTCTGTACTGCACCACGGAATTCACCGAGGGTCTGGACCCGATCTACAACGCGCTGAATACCCTGTTGAACAAAACCGGCGACGGCTTCCTGATTGCCGACAGCCCTGACGGCGTGCTGCGCCCGACCACCCCCGCGCAGCGTACCGCCACTTATTACCCGGCGCTGTTGACGAACTATTCCTCGCGCCTGGACGACCGCTCGATCGTGGTCACTGGCCTGACCATTCCAGGCCTTGAGACCGAGCGCCTGACCCTCGATCTGGTCAAGCGCTACCAGCCTGCCGACTACAAAAGGCTGAGCAAGGCAGTCGACGAGAAACTCAAGACCGACTACCCGCAGGTCACCCTCAAGGCCAGCCCGGCGATCGCCGGCGTGTACTGCCGCATCGACAGCCAGCAAGGCGTGTGGAAGGCGCCTGCCGGCGTCAGCCTGAATGCGGTGAGCGACCTCGCCGAACGGGTCTCGCCCAGCGTGCAGATGAAGCTCATGGCCAACCGCATCAACGCGCTCAAGCCGTTTCCCGGCGAAGGCGTCAAGGTCTGGGGTACCCGTACCTGCGTCGATCCGGCCACGCCCTTGTGGCTGCACATTCCGGTCAGCCGACTGTTCGACGCCGCCGCGCGGGACATGCAGCGGGCGTTGCAGTTCGCGGTGTTCCTGCCCAACAACGAAATGACCTGGAACGCCGTGCGTGGTGCGATCAGCGGCTACCTGTACAACCTTTGGCGCAACGGCGGGCTCATCGGTCGCAATGCCGAGGAGGCGTATTACGTGCAGGTTGGGGCGGGGTTGAGCATGACCGAGGAGCAGGTCCTTGGCGGCGAACTCGTCGTACGGGTCGGGATGGCGGCCGTGCGCCCTGCCGAGTTCATCGAAGTGCTGTTCAGCCAGCAGCTGGCGGGGGTCTAG
- a CDS encoding phage tail sheath C-terminal domain-containing protein — protein sequence MALARRKALKPKVSTFTLPTLVQTLTVPEGETPSCEYGNAVHISTDGYVLVVAAIELNQVEIYVPKAGTWDLVQVLVPENGVGFGISVATSGDGSLIAVGAHAEQDTPGAVYLYRRSAGIWRPEATVHPESSTPGDRFGSSLALSLDGEVLAVGAPGADTAYVFTGGSDIVEWPIAALDVESGTEFGFSVSLDAAGGVLAIGHPGFTTELLESAGRVLVFTNTSQDWASAPSSILFADESDDAGEPDRSNDRFGSNVLLNGPANRLAVGAVGVSHSRGPDWGAVYCFQLSDELWVALGPRMIPGNTEPYAHMGDALAFDDEGDVLLIGSYGETRSNVNYEYGFIYEFLWRDQAKTAVAGPVAYGHYGRSLSMSADGRLVAIGATGALRSNDTPVASKVYLYGEPEEPEEPEEPGGPEEPGGPEEPEGPEEGEGNPSPTGGVPGVYAIESNDPLLSIPAGATAIPVFIGVFRDQQADLLSNASCIEVSSFTDFNRRFGASQSTLVTLAANGSIAIEHTAARGSRALQLYFDNGGGSCFILPIKNPADATELMAIPAKIRRFPQITLFVCTEDDGNQQDLYSALDPLLRNVGDGFLIADSVDGVTVPTTTAQRTAVYSPALSTAYSGRSADRDVTVQGHTFIGAPPAEGARITLDLIKADDKATYIRINKALDDWHQANYPNVKLLASAAVAGVYCRTDAQRGVWKAPGGMQLNNVRGLVQPADFKPLELMEHNINRIRFSANEGAQVWGARTLEDPETPLWLHINVSRLFDAAARDIRRAMQFAVFLPNNASTWTAVGAAIRNYLDKLWRDGGLLGATAEEAYYVQIGRGLTMSDDDILEGRMIVHVGMAALRPVEFIEVVFSQMLATA from the coding sequence ATGGCCCTAGCTCGTCGCAAGGCGCTCAAGCCGAAGGTATCGACCTTTACTCTGCCGACCCTGGTACAGACACTCACCGTACCCGAAGGGGAGACTCCTTCGTGCGAGTACGGTAATGCCGTACACATCAGTACCGACGGCTATGTGTTGGTAGTTGCGGCTATCGAGCTTAATCAAGTCGAGATCTACGTGCCCAAAGCCGGCACATGGGACCTTGTACAAGTACTGGTACCGGAAAACGGTGTGGGCTTTGGCATCAGCGTGGCTACCAGCGGCGACGGCAGCTTGATTGCAGTGGGTGCCCATGCTGAGCAAGACACCCCTGGCGCCGTCTACCTGTACCGCCGCAGTGCCGGCATTTGGCGCCCTGAAGCTACTGTGCATCCAGAATCCAGTACGCCAGGCGACCGGTTTGGATCGTCACTGGCATTGTCGCTCGATGGTGAAGTTCTCGCGGTGGGGGCACCCGGCGCTGATACCGCATATGTGTTCACAGGAGGCAGCGATATCGTCGAGTGGCCAATAGCTGCGCTTGATGTCGAGTCCGGTACCGAGTTTGGCTTCTCGGTCAGCCTGGATGCAGCGGGCGGCGTGCTTGCGATTGGTCATCCAGGCTTTACTACCGAGCTTCTGGAAAGTGCTGGACGTGTGCTGGTGTTCACCAACACGTCGCAAGACTGGGCGTCGGCGCCCTCGTCGATCTTGTTTGCCGACGAGTCAGACGATGCCGGCGAGCCCGATCGAAGCAATGATCGATTCGGCTCCAACGTGCTGTTGAACGGGCCTGCAAATCGCTTGGCGGTAGGAGCTGTGGGCGTGAGCCATAGTCGAGGGCCGGACTGGGGGGCGGTCTACTGTTTTCAACTGAGTGACGAGCTCTGGGTCGCCCTAGGTCCTCGAATGATTCCTGGTAACACGGAACCCTATGCGCACATGGGTGATGCACTGGCCTTTGATGATGAAGGCGACGTATTGTTGATAGGAAGCTACGGCGAGACGAGATCGAACGTCAATTACGAATACGGCTTCATTTATGAGTTTTTGTGGAGGGACCAGGCCAAGACTGCGGTGGCTGGCCCAGTGGCATACGGCCATTACGGTCGTAGCCTAAGCATGAGTGCCGACGGTCGCTTGGTGGCGATCGGTGCGACTGGTGCCCTGAGGTCGAACGATACGCCTGTCGCCAGTAAGGTTTACCTCTACGGCGAACCTGAAGAGCCTGAAGAGCCTGAAGAGCCCGGGGGACCTGAAGAGCCCGGGGGACCTGAGGAACCTGAGGGACCTGAAGAGGGAGAGGGGAATCCAAGCCCCACAGGCGGCGTCCCCGGCGTTTACGCCATCGAAAGCAACGACCCCCTGCTCAGCATCCCCGCCGGGGCCACGGCCATCCCGGTCTTCATCGGCGTATTCCGCGACCAGCAAGCCGATCTCCTGAGTAACGCCAGCTGCATCGAGGTCAGCAGCTTCACCGACTTCAACCGGCGCTTCGGCGCCTCGCAAAGTACCCTGGTCACGCTTGCAGCAAATGGCAGCATCGCAATCGAGCACACGGCTGCCCGCGGCTCCCGCGCCCTGCAACTCTACTTCGACAACGGCGGCGGCAGCTGCTTCATCCTGCCGATCAAAAACCCGGCCGACGCCACGGAATTGATGGCGATCCCTGCCAAGATTCGGCGTTTCCCGCAGATCACTTTGTTCGTCTGCACCGAGGATGACGGCAACCAGCAGGATCTGTACTCGGCGCTGGACCCTTTGCTGCGCAACGTCGGCGACGGCTTCCTGATTGCGGACAGCGTCGATGGGGTCACCGTACCGACCACCACGGCGCAACGCACGGCGGTGTATAGCCCCGCCCTGAGCACTGCCTACAGTGGGCGCTCGGCAGACCGCGACGTCACGGTCCAGGGCCACACCTTCATCGGCGCTCCTCCTGCCGAAGGCGCCCGCATTACCCTGGACCTGATCAAGGCCGACGACAAGGCCACCTACATACGCATCAATAAGGCGCTCGACGACTGGCACCAGGCCAACTACCCCAACGTCAAGCTGCTCGCCAGCGCCGCCGTGGCCGGCGTCTACTGCCGTACCGATGCCCAGCGTGGCGTGTGGAAAGCCCCCGGCGGCATGCAGTTGAACAACGTGCGCGGGCTGGTCCAGCCAGCTGACTTCAAGCCGCTGGAGCTGATGGAGCACAACATCAACCGCATCCGTTTCAGTGCCAATGAGGGTGCCCAGGTCTGGGGGGCGCGTACCCTCGAAGACCCAGAGACGCCGTTGTGGCTGCACATCAACGTCAGCCGCCTGTTCGACGCTGCCGCCCGCGATATTCGTCGAGCCATGCAATTTGCGGTGTTCCTGCCGAACAATGCCAGCACCTGGACCGCCGTCGGCGCGGCCATCCGCAACTACCTCGACAAGCTCTGGCGCGACGGCGGCCTGCTCGGCGCCACGGCCGAGGAGGCGTACTACGTGCAGATCGGCCGCGGCCTGACCATGAGCGACGACGACATCCTCGAAGGCCGGATGATCGTGCATGTGGGTATGGCGGCGTTGCGGCCGGTGGAGTTCATCGAAGTGGTGTTCAGCCAGATGTTGGCGACGGCGTGA